In the genome of Ctenopharyngodon idella isolate HZGC_01 chromosome 19, HZGC01, whole genome shotgun sequence, one region contains:
- the LOC127500901 gene encoding heat shock factor-binding protein 1-like protein 1 has protein sequence MAGSESKAAKDLTAMMETTMQQLQSRFQNVSDQIISKMDEMGTRIDDLEKNVADLMTQAGMEDHHKSNDFEKRTSWPKH, from the exons ATGGCAGGATCCGAGTCAAAAGCCGCCAAAGATTTGACTGCAATG ATGGAGACAACAATGCAACAACTTCAGAGCAGGTTTCAGAACGTATCTGACCAGATCATCTCCAAAA TGGATGAGATGGGAACACGTATAGATGACCTGGAGAAGAATGTCGCTGATCTCATGACACAAGCAGGAATGGAAGATCATCATAAATCAAA TGACTTTGAAAAGAGAACAAGCTGGCCAAAGCACTGA